A single genomic interval of Bradyrhizobium japonicum USDA 6 harbors:
- a CDS encoding SDR family NAD(P)-dependent oxidoreductase: MKIDLSGKTALVTGSTAGIGHAIAKGLAASGASVIINGRGQDKVDTAVRKLEGAGVKVRGIAADVSTAAGCKALVSALPEVDILINNAGIFEPKDFFEIPDEDWGRFFEVNVMSGVRLSRAYMKGMLKRNWGRIVFISSESGLNIPVEMIHYGMSKTAQLSVARGLAQLTRGTGVTVNSVLPGPTMSEGVETFVKDLAKQNGQSVDEAAANFVKQHRPSSLIQRFASVDEIANMVVYVASKEASATNGAALRAEGGIVNTIA; this comes from the coding sequence ATGAAGATCGACCTTTCCGGAAAGACCGCCCTCGTGACCGGCTCCACCGCCGGCATCGGCCACGCCATCGCAAAAGGTCTCGCTGCGTCCGGCGCGAGCGTGATCATCAACGGTCGCGGCCAGGACAAGGTCGATACCGCCGTGCGCAAGCTGGAAGGGGCGGGCGTTAAGGTCCGCGGCATCGCCGCCGACGTCTCGACCGCAGCGGGCTGCAAGGCGCTCGTCTCGGCGCTGCCGGAGGTCGACATCCTCATCAACAACGCCGGCATCTTCGAGCCGAAAGACTTCTTCGAGATCCCTGACGAGGACTGGGGCCGCTTCTTCGAGGTCAATGTGATGAGCGGCGTACGGCTGTCGCGCGCCTATATGAAGGGCATGCTCAAGCGCAACTGGGGCCGCATCGTCTTCATCTCATCGGAGTCCGGACTCAACATTCCCGTCGAGATGATCCATTACGGCATGAGCAAGACGGCCCAGCTCTCGGTCGCCCGCGGCCTCGCGCAGCTCACCCGCGGCACCGGCGTCACCGTCAATTCCGTGCTGCCGGGTCCGACCATGTCGGAGGGCGTCGAGACCTTCGTGAAGGATCTCGCCAAGCAGAATGGGCAGTCGGTCGATGAGGCCGCCGCCAATTTCGTCAAGCAGCACCGTCCGAGCTCACTGATCCAGCGCTTCGCCAGCGTCGACGAGATCGCCAACATGGTGGTCTATGTCGCGTCCAAGGAAGCGTCCGCGACCAACGGTGCGGCGCTGCGCGCGGAAGGCGGTATCGTCAATACGATCGCCTGA
- a CDS encoding DUF1330 domain-containing protein — protein sequence MPAYVISEVEARDQAAMEAYRSLAAQTIAQYGDRYLVRGGAAEVVEGGPPAKTIIIVEFPTMARAREWYASAEYAEALKLRQTALERRLMFVDGVPET from the coding sequence GTGCCGGCCTATGTGATCTCCGAGGTCGAGGCGCGCGATCAAGCGGCGATGGAGGCCTATCGCTCGCTCGCCGCGCAGACTATCGCGCAATACGGCGACCGCTACCTCGTGCGCGGCGGTGCTGCCGAGGTGGTGGAGGGCGGCCCGCCGGCGAAGACCATCATCATCGTGGAGTTTCCCACGATGGCCCGCGCGCGCGAATGGTACGCGTCGGCGGAATATGCCGAGGCGTTGAAGCTGCGACAGACGGCGCTGGAGCGGCGGTTGATGTTCGTGGACGGCGTGCCGGAAACGTAG
- a CDS encoding c-type cytochrome: protein MRIVFGIALALLMSPASGETLVERGAYLVSSVMVCHNCHTPRGPQGLDLSRALSGGNQVFDEPAFKVTGSNITPDKDTGIGNWSDAELKRFLVSGDRPNGTKVAPIMPTAFYTVLTARDLDALTAYLRSVPALRHETPAPEYRIALKPETPTYSGKRATEDELSDKLARGRYLLTIAHCLECHTPEGPSAVHDFAGASGKGGRTFKGPWGESISPNITADPAAGLGGWSDDEIKRAIAQGIARDGHKLKPPMAYAAYASMTAQDLDAIVSFLRTLPPRQ, encoded by the coding sequence ATGAGGATTGTGTTTGGGATCGCGCTGGCGCTGTTGATGTCGCCGGCCTCTGGCGAGACGCTGGTCGAACGCGGCGCTTATCTCGTCAGCAGCGTGATGGTCTGCCACAACTGCCACACGCCGCGCGGGCCGCAGGGCCTCGATCTCTCGCGCGCGCTTTCGGGCGGCAACCAGGTTTTCGATGAGCCTGCCTTCAAGGTCACCGGCTCCAACATCACGCCGGACAAGGACACCGGCATCGGCAACTGGAGCGATGCCGAGCTGAAGCGGTTTCTGGTCAGCGGTGACAGGCCGAACGGGACCAAGGTCGCGCCGATCATGCCGACCGCGTTCTACACGGTGCTCACGGCCCGGGATCTCGATGCGCTTACCGCCTACCTGCGCTCGGTACCCGCATTGCGCCACGAAACGCCGGCGCCGGAATACAGGATCGCGCTGAAGCCGGAAACGCCGACCTATTCCGGCAAGCGGGCGACCGAGGATGAGCTCTCGGACAAGCTCGCGCGCGGCCGCTATCTCCTGACCATCGCCCATTGCCTGGAATGCCACACGCCGGAGGGCCCGTCCGCCGTGCATGATTTCGCCGGTGCCAGCGGCAAGGGTGGCCGGACATTCAAGGGACCGTGGGGCGAATCCATCTCCCCCAATATCACCGCGGATCCCGCGGCCGGCCTGGGCGGCTGGAGCGACGACGAAATCAAACGTGCGATTGCGCAAGGCATCGCGCGCGACGGCCACAAGCTCAAGCCGCCGATGGCCTATGCTGCGTACGCCAGCATGACGGCCCAGGATCTCGATGCCATCGTCTCGTTTCTCAGGACGCTACCGCCGCGGCAATAG